A single region of the Glycine max cultivar Williams 82 chromosome 20, Glycine_max_v4.0, whole genome shotgun sequence genome encodes:
- the LOC100778131 gene encoding glycerol-3-phosphate dehydrogenase SDP6, mitochondrial, translated as MTRLRKLGAVATATASAYGSVLFLHSSLVSAGDNGGGSPLEALRKKVHDPGAVVPAREAQQSALKAAGKSNPLDVLVIGGGATGSGTALDAVTRGLRVGLVEREDFASGTSSRSTKLLHGGVRYLEKAVFNLDYGQFKLVLHALEERKQVIENAPHLCHALPCMTPCFSWFEVVYYWMGLKMYDLVAGRQLLHLSRYYSTKESVELFPTLARVVNDRSLRGTVVYYDGQMNDARLNVGLACTAALAGAAVLNHAEVVSLLKDDDGKRIIGARIRDNLTGKEFDTYAKVIVNAGGPFCDSIRKMANKNAQEMISPSSGVHIILPDYYSPEGMGLIVPKTKDGRVVFMLPWLGRTVAGTTDSSTSITYLPEPHEDEIQFILDAISDYLNVKVRRVDVLSAWSGIRPLALDPTAKNTESISRDHVVWEDYPGLVTITGGKWTTYRSMAEDAVNAAIKSGKLTPTSICVTNNLRLVGGEGWEPSSFTVLAQQYKRMKSTYRGKVVPGVMDSAVAKHLSQAYGTLAERVATIAQNENLGKRLAHGYPYLEAEVAYCARNEYCESAIDFIARRTRLAFLETNAARKALPRVIEILANEHKWDNSKQKEELEKATEFLKTFKSSKNAQFHDGKHS; from the exons ATGACGCGCCTCAGAAAACTCGGCGCCGTCGCCACGGCCACGGCCAGCGCGTACGGCAGCGTCCTCTTCCTGCACTCGTCTCTCGTCTCCGCCGGCGACAACGGAGGCGGCTCCCCCCTCGAGGCCCTCCGGAAGAAGGTGCACGACCCCGGCGCCGTCGTGCCGGCCAGGGAGGCGCAGCAGTCAGCGCTCAAGGCCGCCGGCAAGTCGAATCCGCTCGACGTTCTCGTCATCGGCGGCGGCGCCACCGGTTCCGGCACCGCCCTCGACGCCGTCACGCGAGGACTCCGCGTCGGGCTCGTGGAGAGGGAGGATTTCGCCTCCGGAACTTCGTCGCGATCCACGAAGCTCCTTCATGGAG GCGTTCGATACCTGGAGAAAGCTGTATTTAACCTTGACTATGGACAATTCAAGTTAGTGCTTCATGCACTTGAAGAGCGGAAACAGGTTATTGAAAATGCACCACACCTATGTCATGCATTGCCATGCATGACACCGTGTTTTAGCTGGTTTGAAGTAGTGTACTACTGGATGGGCTTGAAAATGTATGATTTGGTCGCCGGAAGACAACTGTTGCACTTATCAAGATATTATTCGACAAAAGAGTCTGTTGAGCTCTTTCCCACTCTGGCAAGGGTGGTAAATGATAGAAGCCTAAGGGGAACAGTTGTTTATTATGATGGGCAGATGAATGATGCACGGCTTAATGTTGGATTGGCTTGTACTGCTGCTCTAGCTGGTGCAGCAGTGCTGAACCATGCAGAAGTTGTGTCCTTACTGAAGGACGATGACGGAAAACGGATAATTGGTGCACGAATTCGGGACAATTTAACTG GCAAAGAGTTTGATACATATGCAAAGGTAATTGTGAATGCGGGTGGGCCATTTTGTGACTCTATAAGGAAAATGGCCAACAAAAATGCACAGGAAATGATTTCTCCCAGCAGTGGGGTGCATATTATACTCCCTGATTATTATTCTCCTGAAGGAATGGGCCTAATTGTCCCTAAAACTAAGGATGGACGTGTTGTTTTCATGCTGCCATGGCTGGGAAGAACAGTTGCTGGGACTACAGATTCTAGCACTAGCATTACTTATCTTCCAGAACCACATGAAGATGAAATACAATTTATATTGGATGCCATCTCTGATTACCTTAATGTTAAA GTACGCCGTGTTGATGTTCTTTCTGCTTGGAGTGGCATTCGGCCATTAGCATTGGACCCAACAGCCAAAAATACTGAGAGTATCTCAAGGGATCATGTTGTTTGGGAGGATTACCCTGGTTTGGTCACCATCACTGGTGGCAAGTGGACTACCTATCGAAG CATGGCAGAAGATGCTGTTAATGCAGCTATAAAGTCTGGAAAGCTGACCCCCACCAGTATATGTGTGACCAACAATCTCCGGCTTGTTGGTGGTGAAGGGTGGGAGCCTTCTTCTTTTACAGTTCTTGCTCAACAGTATAAGCGCATGAAAAGTACATATAGGGGTAAAGTTGTTCCCGGGGTAATGGATTCTGCTGTTGCAAAGCACTTGTCTCAGGCATATGGAACATTAGCCGAGCGTGTGGCTACCATTGCTCAG aATGAAAATTTGGGTAAACGACTTGCCCACGGTTACCCTTATCTGGAGGCAGAAGTGGCGTACTGTGCTCGTAATGAATATTGTGAATCTGCTATTGATTTCATTGCTAGGAGAACTCGTCTTGCTTTCCTTGAAACTAACGCAGCACGAAAGGCATTGCCTCGTGTGATTGAAATATTGGCAAATGAGCACAAGTGGGACAATTCAAAGCAGAAGGAAGAGTTGGAGAAGGCTACAGAGTTTTTGAAGACTTTTAAATCCTCCAAAAATGCTCAGTTCCATGATGGGAAACACAGTTAG